The window AACTGCCCCTCGGCGACGTTCCAGGAGCGGATGGCCGTCCAGTCGACCTCACCTCCCTGGATCGACGTCGACCAGTTCTGGTTTCCGTAGACGACCTGGGCGACCGTCCGGATCGACGCCGAGACGTAGGAGACGGACGAGACCTCCTGGCGGATCGCGTCGACGTCCTGCTCGGAGAGCTTCGAGTTCGACCCCCAGCCCGAGCGGGCGCCCGAGGAGGTCGTCGTTCCGGGGAAGATCATCAGGAAGTTCGTCCCGAGGGACTGGAGCTGCGACTCGGCCTGAACGCGGGCCCCCTCGCCGATGCCGATCGTCGCGACGACGCAGGCGACGCCGATGATGATGCCGAGCGCCGTCAGGAGCGACCGCATCTTGTTGCGTCCCATCGCCCGGAAGGCGACCTTGAGGATGCTCGTCGTCTTCGTCATCTGGCCCCCTTCGCCGACCGGCGGTTCGCCACGCTCTCGTCGGAGACGACACGCCCGTCCCGGAACGCGACGACGCGCCGCGCGTACTCGGCGATGTCGTGCTCGTGCGTGATCAGGACGACCGTCTTCCCCTCCTCGTTGAGGTCCTGGAAGATCCCCATGATCTCGTCGGACGTCCTCGAGTCGAGGTTCCCGGTCGGCTCGTCGGCGAGCAGGATGGCCGGGTCGTTCACGAGCGCCCGCGCGACGGCCACGCGCTGCTGCTGGCCGCCGGAGAGCTGGGCGGGCGTGTGGTCCCACCGCTCCGCCAGCCCGACCCTTCCGAGACACTCCTTCGCCTTCACGAGCTGCTCGGCGTCCGAGAGGTGGTGCTTGCGCGAGTAGAGCAGCGGCAGCTCGACGTTCTCGAGGGCCGACGTCCTCGCCAGCAGGTTGAAGCTCTGAAAGACGAAACCGATCTTGTCGTTCCGGATCTCGGCCCGGTCGTTCCTGTCGAGCGTCGAGACGTCGACGCCCTCGAGGACGTACGTCCCCGAGGTCGGCCGGTCGAGGCACCCGACGATGTTCATGAACGTCGACTTCCCCGATCCGGACGGTCCCATGACGGCGAGGAACTCGCCGGGGGCGACGTCGATCGTCACGCCGTCGAGAGCGCGGACCTCCGTGTCGCCCATCTTGTAGATGCGCGTCAGGTCGCGGAGCCGAAGAACCGGCTCGGCATCGATCGGCCCGGCCACCTACATCCGCCCCATACCGCGCGACCCGCCGCCGCCGCCGGGATTCGCCATCGCCTTCGCCGTCGCGAGGCCGAGGACCACCTCTTCCCCGTCCTTCAGGCCATCGCCCTCGATCGCCGTCACGTTGCCGTCGGTCAGGGCCGTCTTCACGTGGATCGCCCGGAGCTTTCCCGTCGGCAGCTCGACGTAGACGTCCGCTTCGCGCGAGGGTCCGGACCGGCCCGCTCCGGGACGGCCGGAGAAACCGGCCCCCGGCCGCCCTCCGCCGCTGCCACCGCCTCCCGCGCGCTCGCCTCCCGCGTCCCGGGCCCGGCGTCGGCCGGCGTCGTCGCGGGCCGGGGCGCCCGCCCCCGCGGCCGTCTTCGGCTCGGCGGGCCTGGCAGCGTCCTGCTTCGCGTCCTTCTTCCCGCCGTTCTCGATGTCGGCCGGGTCGGGCCGGAACCTCAGGGCCGCGTTCGGCACGCGCAGGACGTCGTCGCGCCGGTCGACCGGCACGGAGACGTTCGCGGTCATGCCGGGCCGCAGGCGGAGCTCGGGATTGGCAACGTCGAGAAGGACGGGGTACGTGACGACGTTCTGGACCGTCTGCGGCGAGAGGCGGATCTGCGAGACCCGGCCGCGGAACGGGCGGTCGGGGAACGCGTCGACCGAGAAGCTCGCCTCCTGCCCCTCCTTCACGCGGCCGATGTCGGCCTCGTCGATGTTCGTCAGGACCTGCATCTTCGTCAGGTCCTGCGCGATCGTGAAGAGGACGGGCGCCTGGAACGACGCGGCCACGGTCTGGCCGATGTCGTACTGCCGGTCGACGACGACGCCGTCGATCGGAGAGAGGATGCGCGTGTAGGCGAGGTTCGTCTCGGCCTGCCTGAGGGCGGCCGTGGATTGTTCGACGGCGGCCGCCGCTCCGTCGCGGTTCGCCTTCGCCGTGTCGTACTCCGACTGCGCCTGCAGCTGCGCCTCGAGGAGCTTCTTCGCACGGGCGAGGACGAGCTCGGCGTTGCGCAGCTCCACCCTCGCCCGCTCGAGGTCGGCGCGCCGCTGGTCGACCGAGGTCTGGAAGGGGGTCGGGTCGAGCCCGGCGAGGAGCTGCCCCTTCTTCACCTCGGAGTTGAAGTCGGCGTGCAGGCTCGCGATGATCCCGGAAACCTGGCTCCCGACCTTGACGGTCGTCACCGCCGAGAGGGTTCCCGTCGCCGTGACGGTCGCCACGACGTCGCCCCTCGTGACCTTCTCCTTGCGGAACTTCGGGCCGCTCTTCTTGTCCTTCGAGAGGATCAGGACGCCTCCCGCGACGATGGCGGCGACGATCACCGCTCCGATCAGGGCCTTCTTCATCGAATCAGCCTTTCCCTCCCCGGCCGGCGCCGGGAGACGTCCCGAACGGGAACCGGACGACCAGCCCGAGCCGGAACGCGTTGAAGGTCCGTACGGATTCCCCGTTCCGGATTCTTCGCGCGGCGTACTCGACGGTGGCCTCGATCCCCTTGCGGCCGATCCAGACGGCCGCGGGCTGGTGGATTCTCTCGTTCGCATCGGCGTCCGTGTAACGCCACTCGCTGTAGGTGTAGCGGAAGATGACCGTCGGGAGCTCGAACCGGAACGCTCCGCGCCACGCCAGGCCGTCCATTTCGGCCGCAGGGCGGAACTCCCCCGCGGAAGGATCGCCCGCGGCCCGAACGAGCACCTGGAGCTCCAGCGAGATCGGTCCGAGGGTTCCCGTGACGTCGGCGAGGCCGTCGCTCCGTCGGTACTCGGCCCTTCCGTCCGTCGGGACGATGCGCGCCGTGCCGCCGGAAAGGCCGGGACGAAGCGTCCAGAGCCCCTTGTTGTAGAGGAATGTGACGCGGCCCGAAAAGCCGTCGTGAAGGAGCGCCGCCGGGTCCGATTCGACGCCTTTCCCTTCCTCTTCCCAGGCGACCCGGTCGTTCTGTCCGGCCCATCGCACCGCCCAGTCGATCGCGTGCCAGCCGAGAGGCCGGCTCCCCACGATCTGGACGCCCCAGTCGGGGTTCCGGTTGACGCCGTTCAGGGAGAAAAGGTCGCCCCCGAACGTCTGGTCGGCGAGACCGACGACGCTCACGACCTTTCCCGCACGCACCTCGCCAACGGGTGTGTCGACGAAGGCGTAGCCCTCCTCGAGCCAGAACGAGCCCGGGAAGTACTCCCGGAAGAGCCCTTCCCGGCCGCGCAACTCCAGGCGGGCACCCCATCCCTTCTCCCGGAAGGCGGCCGTCAGGAACGCGTAAAGGAGCTCCGCCTCCCGAAGGTCGCGGTCCCGCGTCGGTTCCAGGGCCGAAAGCGAGGCGCCGAGGACGAAGCGCGGGGGCTCGTCCGCCGGAGGATCGGCGGAGACGGGGCCGGGGATGACGAGGAGGCTCGGAACGAGCGCCCAGAGGAGCCGGGTAACTCTCAAGCCGGGCGATGATACGGCCCGGGGACGGAGAGGTTCTCGCACGGGGAGCATCCGCTCAGGCGGACGACTCGTCGGAGAGAGCGGAGAGGGCGGCGAAGCGGGCCGCGCGCCCCTCGACGACCCTGCGCACGCGCGTCCGGAAGGCGAGGACCTCGAGCTGACGAAGCCGGCTCGCCTCTCCGCTGCGACGCCGCTGCTGCTGCCTCGCGACGGCCAGCAGGAGGGCGCTCCTCACGTACTCCCGCCGCTCGTCGGCGCGGCCGAACCTCGGCTCCCGCCAGCGCCGCCAGGGGCTCACGAGGACGGCGAGGTCCTCGTCGGGAAGGATCCCGAGACGCGCCTCCTCGGAAAGCTCCCGCACGACGCGTCGACGCTCGAGGAAGACGGGAACGACCCAGGCGAGAAGACCGGCCAGCAGGCCCACGGCAGGCCCGACGGACCGAAGGTGGGGCGGAAGCGCTCCGCCCAGCGCCAGGAGGCCTCCCGCGATGACCGCCGGAAGGACGACGGCACTCGCCCACGCGAGCCCCCGGCGCCAGCCGACCTCCGTGTTTGCGCGGCAGCCCTCGGCGCCCCAGGTCGAAAGCGCGGCCGCGACCACCGTGCCGCCCAGGAGAGCCCCGGCGAGCCCCGCCCCTCGGAACGCGAGTCCGGCGACGGCACCGGCGCTCAGCGAGAGCGCGGCCGTCGCCCTCGCCGCCTCCGCGATGAGCGGCGAGTGACGCTCCGCCCCGAGAAACACCAGAACGAGAGACGCCACGAAGAGGCCGGCTCCGAGGACGACGGGTTGCGGGAGCGGATGGGGCCAGGCGCCGAACGCGGCGGCCGCTCCCGCCAGCCCCACCACGGCCGCCCCCTTCGGGCCGCGCGCCCGCCGGGCCGCGCCGACGGCGAGGAGCAGCAGCGCGAGGCGGGCGGCGAGAAGGACGGTCACTCTTCGCCTCGGGAGAGGAACCAGAGGCGCGTCGCCTCCACGTCGCGGCGGATCTGCGCCGTCAGCTCGAGCATCGAAGGGAAGACCTTCTCGTCCCGCAGGCGCTCGAAGAACGTCAGGCGGATCGGCTCGCCGTAGACGTCGGAGGAGAAGTCGAGGATGTAGGACTCCACCGTCGTCGCGTAGTCCTCGTAGACGGTCGGCCTGCGGCCGATGTTCGTGACGCAGGTGAAGGTCCGCTCGAAGGAGCGGAGGATGGACTTTCGTCACGTAGACGCCGTCTCGCGGGTAGAGCTCGTTGTCGGACTTCAGGTTGATCGTCGGGAACCCGATCTTCCGACCCATCCGGTCACCTTTGGCGATGAGGCCCTCCATCGCGAAGGGGCGCCCGAGGAGCCGCCGCGCCTCGGAGACCTTCCCCGCCTCCAGGAGGCTGCGAACCCGCGTCGAAGAGACCGGTTCCCCGTCCTCGGAAACGACGTCGAGGGGCACGACCTTGATCTCGGCCTCCTCCCCCAGCTGCGAGAGGAGCGTGACGTTGCCGCGCTTTCCGCATCCGAAAGCGAAGGCGGAGCCGACGTGGACTTCGCGCGCGCCGAGCGAGCGGCCGAGGAGGTCGCGGACGAACTCCTCGGCAGGCATCGCGGCGAACTCCCGCGTGAAGGGGACGACGACGAGGGCGTCGACCCCGAGGGCCGCGATCGCCTCTTCGCGCTGGCGAAGCGTCTGGATCAGCTTCGGTGCCCGCTGGGGATGGAGAATCCTCATCGGATGCGGGTCGAACGTCAGCACGACCGAAGGCGCGTCGAGCTCCCGGGCCCGGTCGACGACGCGGCGGAGCATCTCCTGGTGCCCGGTGTGGACACCGTCGAAATTCCCGATCGTCACGACGCCCCCTCGCGGGAGGTCCGTGCGCCGGAATGGGTCGACGTAGATGTTCACGGCTGGCGCGGGCTCACGTGACGATCCGCCCCACGAGATCGTAGTCGTGCGCTTCCGTCACCCGGACCTTCACGACGGTCCCGGGACGCGGAACGAAGCCATCGGGCGCGTCGTTGACCAGGAGCTTTCCGTCGATCTCGGGCGCCTGGCGCTTCAGGCGTCCCTCGAGGAGGAGCTCCGACTCGTCGGAGACCCCTTCGACGATCGCCTCGTGGACCTTTCCCTTCAGCAGGCGGTTCTTCCTGCGGGAAATCTCGCGCTGCGCCTCCATGACGGCCGCGCAGCGCTCGGCCTTCACCTCGGACGGGACCGGGTCGCCCAGACCCTCCGCCCCCGAACCAGGCTCCGGGGAATAAGGGAAGACGCCCAGGTGGTCGACCTCGACGTCCTTCACGAAGGAGAGGAGCTCCTCGAAGTCGGCGTCGGTCTCGGACGGAAAGCCGGCGATGAACGTCGTCCTGAGGGCGATCCCCGGAACCGTTTCGCGCATCCCGGCGAGCATGCGGGCGTAGCTCTCGGGATCGCCGCCCCTCTGCATCGCGGCGAGGACCCGGCGCGACACGTGCTGGAGCGGGATGTCGACGTACGGCACGAAGCGGGGCTCTTCCGCCATGAGCGCCAGGACCGACGCGTGCAGCGTCTTCGGATAGGCGTAGAGGAAGCGGATCCAGGGCAGCGACGTCTCTCTGAGGAGCGTCCTCACGAGCGTCGCGAGCCCCTCCCGGCCGAGACCGACATCCTCCCCGTAGCGGGTGGTGTCCTGTGAGATCAGGACGAGCTCGGAGATCCCCTGTGCCTCGAGGGAGAGCGCCTCGCGAACGAGGGACTCGACGGTTCGCGACCGCTGGAGCCCGCGCATCTGGGGGATCGTGCAGAACGTGCAGGGGTTGTTGCACCCCTCGGCCACCTTCAGGTACGCGTAGCCGCGCCGTCCCGTCAGGACGCGCGGCGCGAGGTCGTCGTAGAGGCGCGTGGCGAGCGGCTTGGCCGTGAAGCGCGGGAGCGACGGCAGGCCGAGCGCCGCGGCCGGCGCCTTCTCCAGCTCGTCGAGCCCGATGAAGTGGTCGACCTCCGGGATCTCCGCCGCCAGCTCGGCGCCGTACTTCTGGACCATGCAGCCTGCGACGACGACCCGGTCGATCTCCCCCGCCTCCTTGCGCCGGACCTGCTCGAGGACGGCGTTCACCGACTCCTCCTTGGCCTGGTCGATGAAGCCGCAGGTGTTGACGATGACCACCCGGGAGGTGTCCGGGTCACCGAGGGTCAGCCCCTCGCGCTGCAGGTAGCCGAGCATCACCTCGGTGTCGACGAGGTTCTTCGGGCAGCCAAGGGAGACGATTCCGACGGAGGGAAGCTTCAAGGCCATTTGCGGGTTCCTCGGGCGACGCGAAGCGGTCGCCGCGCGAACCCTTGATTATACCTGCCGCTCTCTTCCGGGGCCCCGCGACCCGGGAAGAGCGGAATCCGGGCCGGGCGGGGCGTGGAGCGTCACCACATCTTCACGCCCAGTGCCTGGGCGACGCGGCGAAGGTCCCCCATCATCGCCACGAAGAGGTCGGGCGTCAGCGCCTGGGCCCCGTCGCAGAGCGCCTCGGCGGGATTCGGGTGGACTTCCACGATCACGCCGTCGGCTCCCGCCGCGAGCGCCGCGCGCGCCATCGGCGCGACGAACGCGGTGATCCCCATCGCGTGCGACGGGTCGACGATGACCGGCAGGTGGGAGCGGGCCTTGAGGACCTGCACGGCCCCGAGGTCCAGGGTGTTCCGCGTCGAGGTCTCGAAGGTCCGGATGCCGCGCTCGCAGAGGACGACGTGCCGGTTCCCCGCCGACAGGATGTATTCCGCCGCCAGGAGGAGCTCCTCCACCGACGACATCATCCCGCGCTTCAGGAGGACCGGGCGCTTGCTCTGACCCACTTCCTTCAGCAGTGCGAAATTCTGCATGTTCCGCGCGCCGATCTGGAGCATGTCGGCTCCCAGCGCCACTTTCTCCACGTCCTCCGGCGACATCACCTCGGTGACGATCGGCAGGCCGTACTCCTGGCCGGCCCGGACGAGGATGTCGAGCCCCGCCATCCCGAGCCCCTGGAACGCGTAGGGGCTCGTGCGCGGCTTGAAGACGCCCCCCCTGAGGACCCGGCCTCCCCCTTCCCTCACGACGCGCGCCGCCTCGAAGACCTGGCCTTCGTTCTCCACGGCGCAGGGCCCCGCCACGACGACGAACCCCTCTCCGAAGACGACGTCGCCCACCTTGACGAGCGTCCGGCCGGCCTCGTCGCCCGCACGCCGCGCGGCGAGCGGGTAGGCGACCTTGCTCTCGGAAGCGAGGGGCGGCGCCGCCGGGCCCGGCGCCGCAGCCTCCTCGGCCGGGGAGAGGTCGACGTCCCTCGGCACCTGCAGGGACGGGTCCGCCTTCCGCGGGTAGCAGCCGAGGACGCGCAGGTACCGGGCGTTCCGTCCGATCCCCTCGAGGGCCGTCGCGACGCGCGGCTCCTCCACGTTCCCTTCGATGTCGACGTAGAACTGGTACTCCCACGGGGTGTTCTGCATCGAGCGGCTCTCGAGCTTCGTCATGTTGACCGAGGCGCGGGCCAGCTCGGAGAGGCACCTCTCGAGAGCCCCTTCCTTGTGGTCGGTCACGAGCAGCAGCGAGGTCCGGCAGGGAATCCGCACGTCGAAGCGAAAACGCCGCTTGTGGACGACGACGAACCGCGTCTGGTTGTTGCGCTGGTTGGCGATGTCGCGCCGGAGGACGACGAGGCCGTGGAGCTCTCCCGCCTCGGCGCTCGCGATGGCCGCGTTCTCCTCGCTCCCCAGCTCCTTCACCCGCCCCACGCTCGCGGCCGTGTCGAAGAAGCTCTCCGCGGTCGCCCCGGGCAGGCTCTCGAGGAACTCGGAACACTGCATGAGGGCCTGGGGATGGGAGTAGATCCGTTTCAGCCGGGCCAGGGGCACCTTCGAGATGCCGAGCAGGCAGTGCTCGACCGGCCAGACCTCCTCGCCCATGATGTGCAGCTTCGAAGTACCCAGGAGGGTGTAGGTCTCGTTGATGCTCCCGGCGACCGAGTTCTCGAGCGGCAGGATCGCGTAGTCGCACTCGTCCCTCTCGACGGCGTCGACCGCCTGCCGGAACGAGCGATAGCCGACGAATATCGGCTCTTCCGGGCGGTCTCCGAAGAACTTGCGTCCCGCGAGGTGGCTGTAGGCCCCCTCGGCTCCCTGGAACGCGACCCGCAGGACGTCCGGCTCGGCCCCCTCGTTCGCCTCGCGCGTCAGCCGGCTCTCCTGCCGTCGCACGGAAGCCTCGATGACGTCGCGGAAGATCTTGACGACGTGGAAAGCGTTCAGACCCCTTTTCTGGGCCTCCCGGCCAACCCGGGAGAGGAGGTCACGCTCCCGCTCGAGGTCCCTGAGGGAGAGATCCGACTCCCGGCTCTTCAACGCCGCCACCTCGTCGACGACCGCCGACCTCTCCGCGAGGAGATCGAGCATCGCGGCATCGATCCGGTCGAGGGCGGCCCGGACCTTCGGCAGGTCGCTCATAGCCTTCTCCGGGGCCGCGGCGGGGGGGGGGGGGCCCGCCGGGGGGGGGGGGGGGGGGGGGGGGGGGGGGGGGGGGGGGGGGGGGGGGGGGGGGGGGGGGGGGGGGGGGGGGGGGGGGGGGGGTCCCCGGCTTCATGGATAGATCCTGTACAGCATCCGGGGGTACGGGATGCACTCGCGCAGGTGCGGCACGCCGCACATCCACGCCGTGAAGCGCTCGAGCCCCATGCCGAAGCCCGAATGCGGGAACGTCCCGTACTTCCTCACGTCGAGGTACCACTGGAACGCCTCGATCGGCAGCTCCTGCTGCCGGATCCGCGCGAGGAGGAGGTCGTGGTCGTGGATCCTCTGCGAGCCGCCGATCAGCTCTCCGTAGCCCTCCGGCGCGAGGACGTCGACGCAGAGCGCCACCTCGGGGTCGGCCGGATCCGGCTGCATGTAGAAGGCCTTGATGGACGACGGGTAGCGGGTGACGAGGACGGGCGTGTCGAACCCCTCGGTCAGGGCCGTCTCCTCGTCGCCGCCGAGGTCGTCCCCGAACGTCACCGGGAATCCCTTGCCCGCCAGGTTCTCGATCGCCTCGCGGTAGGTCATCCGCGTGAAGGGCCTCGTCGCCGTCGCCTCGAGCTTCGTCGTGTCCCGCTCGAGGCGCTTCAGGTCCTCTTTCCGGCGGTCGAGAACGCGCGTCGTCAGCTCCTTGATGAACTCCTCGGCGAGGTCGAGAAGGCCGTCGATCTCCATGAAGGCGACCTCGGGCTCGACCATCCAGAACTCGCGCAGGTGCCGGCGGGTCTTCGACTTCTCGGCCCGGAAGGTCGGCCCGAAGCAGTAGACCTTCCCGAGCGCGGCGCAGGCGGGCTCGAGATAGAGCTGGCCGGACTGTGAGAGGTAGGCTTTTTCGTCCTCGGTGTACTGCGTCTCGAAGAGGTTCGAGGTCCCCTCGCAGGCATTCGGCGTCAGGATCGGCGAGTCGACCTTCGTGTACCCGCGGGAGTGGTAGAAGTCGTGGATCGCGCTCTCCACCTCGCTCCGCACTTTCAGGATCGCCACCTGCCTCGCCGAGCGGAGCCAGAGGTGCCTCTGTGACATCAGGAAATCGACGCCGTGCTCCTTCGGGGTGATCGGCCAATCGTGGCAGAGCGAGAGGACGGCGAGGCCCGTCACGCCCAGCTCGACGCCCCCTTCCTGGCGGGGCGCCTCGCGTACGACTCCCGTCACCTCGAACGACGACTCCTGCGTCAGGGTGCCGGATGATTCCCAGACTTCTTCCGGGACCTCCTTCTTCACGACGACGCACTGGAGGTACCCGGAGCCGTCCCGGAGGACGAGGAAGCGGATCTTCCCGCTGTCGCGCCGGTTGTAGAGCCACCCCTTCAGGGTGACCGTTTCGCCGACGGAAGAAGAGAGGCCGGAGATGGGGGGAGCGGAGCCGTTCGACATAGACGCCGAATTTAGCAGGCGGCGGGCCGAACGCCCCTGAGGGCTGCGCCCTCTACCTCCCGCGGACGCGGAAGGCCTGGATGACCGTGAGAGCCTGGGAGATCCGGAGGAGCCTCCGGTTCTTCTTCTGGCTGGCGTCCGCGTCGTCCTGGGCGACGACCGTTCCGCGGGTCTCGCGGGCGGCCCGCTCGAGCTCGGCCTGGAGCGCCGCCAGCTCGTGCGCCTCGAACTTCTTCAGCATCACGCTGTTGAGGGTCAGGTACCCCTCGGCCAGGTCGGCGGCGGACTTCCAGGCGGGAGCGGCCATGAGGCAGGCAGGATGCGCCCCGGCCGCCCGGCCCGTCAACGCCCGCGTGCTAGATTCCTCCACGTCCGCGCGCGGCCCCCCACCGTAGTGCGTCCGAGGAGGCATTCCGTGGCATTTCAGGGTGTCGATTTCTTCCAGCTCGACGGGCTCCTTTCCGACGAGGAGAGGGCCGTGCGAGACCTCGTCCGCGACTTCGTCGACAACGAGGTCCTGCCGATCATCGAGGAGTGCGCCTACGAGGGGCGATTCCCGCTCGAGCTCGTCCCGAAGATGGCCGCCCTGAACCTCTTCGGGCCGACGATCTCCGACTACGGGCTTCCC is drawn from Holophagales bacterium and contains these coding sequences:
- the rimO gene encoding 30S ribosomal protein S12 methylthiotransferase RimO; its protein translation is MVSLGCPKNLVDTEVMLGYLQREGLTLGDPDTSRVVIVNTCGFIDQAKEESVNAVLEQVRRKEAGEIDRVVVAGCMVQKYGAELAAEIPEVDHFIGLDELEKAPAAALGLPSLPRFTAKPLATRLYDDLAPRVLTGRRGYAYLKVAEGCNNPCTFCTIPQMRGLQRSRTVESLVREALSLEAQGISELVLISQDTTRYGEDVGLGREGLATLVRTLLRETSLPWIRFLYAYPKTLHASVLALMAEEPRFVPYVDIPLQHVSRRVLAAMQRGGDPESYARMLAGMRETVPGIALRTTFIAGFPSETDADFEELLSFVKDVEVDHLGVFPYSPEPGSGAEGLGDPVPSEVKAERCAAVMEAQREISRRKNRLLKGKVHEAIVEGVSDESELLLEGRLKRQAPEIDGKLLVNDAPDGFVPRPGTVVKVRVTEAHDYDLVGRIVT
- the aroF gene encoding 3-deoxy-7-phosphoheptulonate synthase → MSDLPKVRAALDRIDAAMLDLLAERSAVVDEVAALKSRESDLSLRDLERERDLLSRVGREAQKRGLNAFHVVKIFRDVIEASVRRQESRLTREANEGAEPDVLRVAFQGAEGAYSHLAGRKFFGDRPEEPIFVGYRSFRQAVDAVERDECDYAILPLENSVAGSINETYTLLGTSKLHIMGEEVWPVEHCLLGISKVPLARLKRIYSHPQALMQCSEFLESLPGATAESFFDTAASVGRVKELGSEENAAIASAEAGELHGLVVLRRDIANQRNNQTRFVVVHKRRFRFDVRIPCRTSLLLVTDHKEGALERCLSELARASVNMTKLESRSMQNTPWEYQFYVDIEGNVEEPRVATALEGIGRNARYLRVLGCYPRKADPSLQVPRDVDLSPAEEAAAPGPAAPPLASESKVAYPLAARRAGDEAGRTLVKVGDVVFGEGFVVVAGPCAVENEGQVFEAARVVREGGGRVLRGGVFKPRTSPYAFQGLGMAGLDILVRAGQEYGLPIVTEVMSPEDVEKVALGADMLQIGARNMQNFALLKEVGQSKRPVLLKRGMMSSVEELLLAAEYILSAGNRHVVLCERGIRTFETSTRNTLDLGAVQVLKARSHLPVIVDPSHAMGITAFVAPMARAALAAGADGVIVEVHPNPAEALCDGAQALTPDLFVAMMGDLRRVAQALGVKMW
- a CDS encoding ABC transporter ATP-binding protein, which encodes MGDTEVRALDGVTIDVAPGEFLAVMGPSGSGKSTFMNIVGCLDRPTSGTYVLEGVDVSTLDRNDRAEIRNDKIGFVFQSFNLLARTSALENVELPLLYSRKHHLSDAEQLVKAKECLGRVGLAERWDHTPAQLSGGQQQRVAVARALVNDPAILLADEPTGNLDSRTSDEIMGIFQDLNEEGKTVVLITHEHDIAEYARRVVAFRDGRVVSDESVANRRSAKGAR
- a CDS encoding efflux RND transporter periplasmic adaptor subunit, producing MKKALIGAVIVAAIVAGGVLILSKDKKSGPKFRKEKVTRGDVVATVTATGTLSAVTTVKVGSQVSGIIASLHADFNSEVKKGQLLAGLDPTPFQTSVDQRRADLERARVELRNAELVLARAKKLLEAQLQAQSEYDTAKANRDGAAAAVEQSTAALRQAETNLAYTRILSPIDGVVVDRQYDIGQTVAASFQAPVLFTIAQDLTKMQVLTNIDEADIGRVKEGQEASFSVDAFPDRPFRGRVSQIRLSPQTVQNVVTYPVLLDVANPELRLRPGMTANVSVPVDRRDDVLRVPNAALRFRPDPADIENGGKKDAKQDAARPAEPKTAAGAGAPARDDAGRRRARDAGGERAGGGGSGGGRPGAGFSGRPGAGRSGPSREADVYVELPTGKLRAIHVKTALTDGNVTAIEGDGLKDGEEVVLGLATAKAMANPGGGGGSRGMGRM
- the asnS gene encoding asparagine--tRNA ligase; its protein translation is MSNGSAPPISGLSSSVGETVTLKGWLYNRRDSGKIRFLVLRDGSGYLQCVVVKKEVPEEVWESSGTLTQESSFEVTGVVREAPRQEGGVELGVTGLAVLSLCHDWPITPKEHGVDFLMSQRHLWLRSARQVAILKVRSEVESAIHDFYHSRGYTKVDSPILTPNACEGTSNLFETQYTEDEKAYLSQSGQLYLEPACAALGKVYCFGPTFRAEKSKTRRHLREFWMVEPEVAFMEIDGLLDLAEEFIKELTTRVLDRRKEDLKRLERDTTKLEATATRPFTRMTYREAIENLAGKGFPVTFGDDLGGDEETALTEGFDTPVLVTRYPSSIKAFYMQPDPADPEVALCVDVLAPEGYGELIGGSQRIHDHDLLLARIRQQELPIEAFQWYLDVRKYGTFPHSGFGMGLERFTAWMCGVPHLRECIPYPRMLYRIYP
- a CDS encoding bifunctional riboflavin kinase/FMN adenylyltransferase yields the protein MNIYVDPFRRTDLPRGGVVTIGNFDGVHTGHQEMLRRVVDRARELDAPSVVLTFDPHPMRILHPQRAPKLIQTLRQREEAIAALGVDALVVVPFTREFAAMPAEEFVRDLLGRSLGAREVHVGSAFAFGCGKRGNVTLLSQLGEEAEIKVVPLDVVSEDGEPVSSTRVRSLLEAGKVSEARRLLGRPFAMEGLIAKGDRMGRKIGFPTINLKSDNELYPRDGVYVTKVHPPLLRADLHLRHEHRPQADRLRGLRDDGGVLHPRLLLRRLRRADPPDVLRAPAGREGLPFDARADGADPPRRGGDAPLVPLPRRRVTVLLAARLALLLLAVGAARRARGPKGAAVVGLAGAAAAFGAWPHPLPQPVVLGAGLFVASLVLVFLGAERHSPLIAEAARATAALSLSAGAVAGLAFRGAGLAGALLGGTVVAAALSTWGAEGCRANTEVGWRRGLAWASAVVLPAVIAGGLLALGGALPPHLRSVGPAVGLLAGLLAWVVPVFLERRRVVRELSEEARLGILPDEDLAVLVSPWRRWREPRFGRADERREYVRSALLLAVARQQQRRRSGEASRLRQLEVLAFRTRVRRVVEGRAARFAALSALSDESSA